The following proteins come from a genomic window of Pyxidicoccus sp. MSG2:
- a CDS encoding HAMP domain-containing sensor histidine kinase: MSLRAWLAATMGALALLTLAAAVSLVVLTSVLDRSASTLGNSVEGVRLAEEVEVGLLSHERLVRERLTSVPLDAGRASREVLEASLRPQLEELHRIAATDAERALLDDVRRNIDVYLAQQRDGLQARVEAAGPPLDKALNGLEQVIEVNVVEARDARVQAARLNRLADTVGLVLGVMLLAGVIAVTFLLRSIALQPLRDISQAMRRFGSGRKRTRAPEAGPTELRDMARTFNEMANSLAHQQEQQLAFLAGVAHELRNPLSALKLSTALSGRGGAPLTPERMERTLALVGRQVERLDRMVGDLLDSTRIEAGKLELRPEVRDARELAREVVELYRSGDSGHVLQLSLSETSVLVRVDPARLEQVVQNLVSNALKYSPAGSRVDVAVRRVEEEAVLSVTDQGIGISEDEKRLLFAPFQRAGNARQRAPGVGLGLSVARRIVEAHGGRIEVESQPGTGSVFRVCLPLAPVVTRLPEAAPEPASPLPPPEGTLH, translated from the coding sequence ATGAGTCTCCGCGCCTGGCTCGCGGCGACGATGGGGGCTCTGGCCCTGCTCACGCTGGCGGCCGCCGTCTCACTCGTCGTCCTGACGAGCGTGCTGGACCGCTCCGCCAGCACGCTGGGCAACTCCGTCGAGGGCGTACGGCTCGCCGAGGAGGTGGAGGTGGGCCTGCTCTCCCACGAGCGTCTGGTGAGGGAGCGGCTGACCTCCGTGCCGCTCGATGCGGGCCGGGCCTCACGCGAGGTGCTGGAGGCGTCCCTGCGCCCGCAGCTCGAAGAGCTTCACCGCATTGCCGCCACGGACGCGGAGCGGGCGCTGCTGGATGACGTGCGCCGGAATATCGACGTCTACCTCGCCCAGCAGCGGGACGGGCTCCAGGCGCGGGTGGAGGCGGCGGGGCCTCCGCTCGACAAGGCGTTGAACGGGCTGGAGCAGGTCATCGAAGTCAACGTGGTCGAGGCTCGCGACGCACGCGTGCAGGCGGCGCGGCTCAACCGCCTCGCCGACACGGTGGGCCTGGTGCTCGGGGTGATGCTGCTGGCCGGCGTCATCGCCGTCACCTTCCTGTTGCGGAGCATCGCCCTGCAGCCGCTGCGGGACATCAGCCAGGCCATGCGCCGCTTCGGCTCCGGCCGCAAGCGCACCCGCGCGCCCGAGGCGGGGCCCACGGAATTGCGCGACATGGCGCGCACCTTCAACGAGATGGCCAACAGCCTGGCGCACCAGCAGGAGCAGCAGCTCGCCTTCCTCGCTGGTGTGGCGCACGAGCTGCGCAACCCGCTGTCCGCCCTCAAGCTGTCCACGGCCCTGTCCGGCCGGGGCGGCGCCCCGCTGACGCCCGAGCGCATGGAGCGCACCCTGGCGCTGGTGGGCCGGCAGGTGGAGCGGCTGGACCGGATGGTGGGGGATTTGCTCGACTCCACGCGCATCGAGGCTGGCAAGCTGGAGCTGCGGCCGGAGGTGCGCGACGCGCGGGAGCTGGCCCGCGAGGTGGTGGAGCTCTACCGCTCCGGGGACAGCGGGCACGTCCTCCAGTTGTCGCTGTCGGAGACCTCCGTGCTGGTGCGCGTGGACCCGGCCCGGCTGGAGCAGGTGGTGCAGAACCTGGTCAGCAACGCGCTGAAGTACTCGCCGGCTGGCAGCCGCGTGGACGTGGCGGTGCGCCGCGTGGAAGAGGAGGCCGTGCTGTCCGTGACGGACCAGGGCATCGGCATCTCCGAGGACGAGAAGCGCCTGCTCTTCGCGCCCTTCCAGCGCGCCGGCAACGCCCGCCAGCGGGCCCCGGGCGTGGGGCTGGGACTGTCGGTGGCCCGCCGCATCGTCGAGGCGCACGGGGGGCGCATCGAGGTGGAGAGCCAGCCCGGCACCGGCTCCGTCTTCCGGGTGTGCCTGCCGCTCGCCCCCGTGGTGACCCGCCTCCCCGAGGCCGCGCCCGAGCCGGCCAGCCCGCTGCCCCCTCCGGAGGGGACGCTGCACTGA
- a CDS encoding LysR family transcriptional regulator, whose amino-acid sequence MNLSAVDLNLFLVLHAVLETGSATGAARQLHVTQSAVSNALARLRDVLGDPLLVRSGRGLVATPRCEALRPLITSAVAQLQAAVDGHQFDPAESTRQFTLACGDNQHLYDLPLVVEAFARRMPRAKLRVVSLDYLIASDGLAAGDVDVTLGPVQVASREGFFAEPLYLEDVTFIARKDHPRLRGTVLTKEAFNASQQVDLHISHGRPGVGHRLFEQLMKEHGLTQNVVLTVSTFIAAAVAVSRTDYVVGMPARTAEALCGMLPLKQLTLEVSPKSPPFTMALIWHTRTHEDPGSRAFRELLIDALRDGSVPRRPPAVRPSRRAS is encoded by the coding sequence ATGAATCTCTCGGCGGTGGACCTGAACCTCTTCCTCGTGCTCCACGCGGTGCTGGAGACGGGGAGCGCGACGGGCGCGGCGCGGCAGCTCCACGTCACGCAGTCGGCGGTGAGCAACGCGCTGGCGCGGCTGCGGGACGTGCTCGGGGACCCGCTGCTGGTGCGCAGCGGGCGCGGGCTCGTCGCCACGCCCCGGTGCGAGGCGCTGCGGCCGCTCATCACCTCCGCGGTGGCCCAGCTCCAGGCCGCCGTGGATGGCCACCAGTTCGACCCCGCGGAGAGCACGCGCCAGTTCACCCTGGCCTGCGGCGACAACCAGCACCTGTATGATTTGCCGCTCGTCGTCGAGGCCTTCGCCCGGCGCATGCCCCGGGCGAAGCTGCGCGTGGTGAGCCTGGACTACCTCATCGCGAGTGACGGCCTGGCCGCAGGTGACGTGGACGTCACCCTGGGGCCCGTGCAGGTGGCCTCCCGGGAGGGCTTCTTCGCCGAGCCCCTCTATCTGGAGGACGTGACGTTCATCGCCCGGAAGGACCACCCGCGGCTGCGTGGGACGGTGCTGACGAAGGAGGCCTTCAATGCGTCACAGCAGGTGGACCTGCACATCTCCCACGGGCGCCCGGGAGTCGGCCACCGGCTCTTCGAGCAGTTGATGAAGGAGCATGGCCTCACCCAGAACGTGGTGCTCACGGTGTCCACCTTCATCGCCGCGGCCGTGGCCGTCAGCCGGACGGACTATGTGGTGGGGATGCCGGCGCGGACCGCGGAGGCCCTGTGCGGCATGCTGCCGTTGAAGCAGCTCACGCTCGAGGTGAGCCCGAAGTCGCCTCCGTTCACCATGGCGCTCATCTGGCACACGCGCACGCACGAGGACCCGGGCTCGCGCGCCTTCCGGGAGCTGCTCATCGACGCGCTCAGGGACGGCAGTGTGCCGCGACGGCCGCCAGCAGTTCGTCCATCTCGAAGGGCTTCTTGA
- a CDS encoding PAS domain-containing sensor histidine kinase, producing the protein MRPPFPPQPAEDLETFAQRLRVVADAAPVMLAYVDAKERYLFANTTYAAWFNHPREAMLGRTVREVVGDAAYEMLRPAVRVALAGQRVHFERPVPYSGGTRCINATYVPHVQPDGTVAGYVSTVLDVTERHRAEEERERTSRFREHFLGVVSHDLRNPLSAILAGANALLHAGTLDERQGRVVARIARSAAGMERMIGDLLDFTRVRLGDGFPLEPVPMHLDALCQEVLEELEVAWPARELRSQLVPVPRGRWDRNRLTQVVSNLVGNALQHSPEGTPVTVTTRTDGALAVLEVHNQGAAIPPELRAHLFEPFRRGAHTPGRRGLGLGLYIAHEIVRAHGGGLAVRSEEEDGTTFTVRLPLHPPSR; encoded by the coding sequence TTGCGTCCTCCCTTCCCACCCCAGCCCGCCGAGGACCTGGAGACCTTCGCGCAACGGCTGCGCGTGGTGGCGGACGCGGCGCCCGTCATGCTGGCGTACGTGGACGCGAAGGAGCGCTACCTCTTCGCCAACACCACCTACGCCGCGTGGTTCAACCACCCCCGCGAGGCGATGCTCGGCCGCACCGTGCGCGAGGTGGTGGGAGACGCGGCCTACGAAATGCTCCGCCCCGCCGTCCGCGTGGCCCTCGCCGGCCAGCGCGTCCACTTCGAGCGGCCCGTGCCCTACAGCGGCGGCACCCGCTGCATCAACGCCACCTACGTGCCGCACGTGCAGCCGGATGGCACCGTCGCGGGCTACGTCAGCACCGTGCTCGACGTCACCGAGCGCCACCGCGCGGAGGAGGAACGCGAGCGCACCTCCCGCTTCCGGGAGCATTTCCTCGGCGTGGTGAGCCACGACTTGCGCAACCCGCTCAGCGCCATCCTCGCCGGGGCCAACGCCCTGCTCCACGCGGGCACGCTCGACGAGCGCCAGGGCCGCGTGGTGGCCCGCATCGCCCGGAGCGCGGCCGGCATGGAGCGCATGATTGGCGATCTGCTCGACTTCACCCGCGTCCGCCTGGGCGACGGCTTCCCGCTGGAGCCCGTGCCCATGCACCTGGACGCGCTCTGCCAGGAGGTGCTGGAGGAGCTGGAGGTCGCCTGGCCCGCGCGCGAGTTGCGCAGCCAGCTCGTCCCCGTACCTCGGGGAAGGTGGGACCGGAACCGGCTCACCCAGGTGGTCTCCAACCTGGTGGGCAACGCGCTCCAGCACAGCCCGGAGGGCACGCCGGTGACAGTCACCACGCGCACCGACGGAGCCCTCGCCGTGCTCGAGGTCCACAACCAGGGCGCCGCCATTCCTCCCGAGCTGCGCGCGCACCTCTTCGAGCCCTTCCGCCGGGGCGCGCACACCCCGGGCCGGAGGGGCCTGGGCCTGGGCCTCTACATCGCGCACGAAATCGTGCGCGCGCACGGCGGCGGTCTCGCCGTGCGCTCCGAGGAAGAGGATGGGACGACGTTCACCGTCCGGCTGCCGCTGCACCCGCCCTCGCGGTAG
- a CDS encoding serine/threonine protein kinase: MAGKRRATCEVSMDILSQPVRTLKFDGFWRWLQEHTHCILRCGSVDAMLYDHDDFHWALLEEDRQHVVQVLKGKVLVGELVMAGREVTEVNVAPDPDTGTQGHILVELMGGPKEDPQVLYHFVMAHGIDPAPGHKDLKH, from the coding sequence GTGGCGGGCAAGCGCCGGGCCACGTGCGAGGTCTCCATGGACATTCTCTCCCAGCCGGTACGCACCCTGAAATTCGATGGCTTCTGGCGCTGGCTCCAGGAACACACGCACTGCATCCTGCGGTGTGGCTCCGTCGACGCGATGCTCTACGACCACGACGACTTCCACTGGGCGCTGCTGGAGGAGGACCGCCAGCACGTGGTGCAGGTGCTCAAGGGCAAGGTGCTGGTGGGCGAGTTGGTGATGGCGGGCCGTGAAGTCACCGAGGTGAACGTGGCGCCGGACCCGGACACGGGCACCCAGGGCCACATCCTGGTGGAGCTGATGGGCGGCCCGAAGGAGGACCCGCAGGTGCTCTACCACTTCGTCATGGCGCACGGCATCGACCCGGCGCCGGGACACAAGGACCTCAAGCACTGA
- a CDS encoding LysR family transcriptional regulator: MDFPDLPFLGTFVRVYETGSITTAARRLHRTQPTVSYQLQRLEEALGAPLFERRSARLFPTALADRLFRFLGGFARDVHSVLSGVEEDRPLEVAAVAGFGRYVLFPVVLESPRLRKGLTLRFPPAEGVFQRVLEGQVDVGFSYQPTVHPRLTLEPVHEERLVLAAGPGWARRLSAQEDFQDVPLVTYDEGDYVIGRWLGHHFGRRQPRWHSVAHFEELEEVLELVARDEGVAVVPDFCLGKGRRLRAMDWGRPALTNTIYAVQRTRAPVRPAVTELLTRLRELGGGGKQTPLRRGLATVRRHSRPGKPRAKSPRR; this comes from the coding sequence ATGGATTTTCCAGACCTCCCCTTCCTGGGCACCTTCGTCAGGGTCTACGAGACGGGCAGCATCACCACGGCCGCGAGGCGCCTGCACCGCACCCAGCCCACGGTGAGCTACCAGCTCCAGCGCCTCGAAGAGGCCCTGGGTGCACCCCTCTTCGAGCGGCGCTCGGCGCGCCTGTTTCCCACGGCGCTCGCGGACCGGCTCTTCCGGTTCCTCGGCGGCTTCGCGCGCGACGTGCACTCCGTCCTCTCGGGAGTGGAGGAGGACCGGCCGCTGGAGGTGGCGGCGGTGGCGGGCTTCGGCCGCTACGTCCTCTTCCCCGTGGTGCTCGAGTCGCCCCGGCTGCGCAAGGGGCTCACGCTCCGCTTCCCCCCGGCCGAGGGAGTCTTCCAGCGCGTGCTCGAAGGCCAGGTGGACGTGGGCTTCTCGTATCAGCCCACGGTGCACCCGCGCCTGACGCTGGAGCCGGTGCACGAGGAGCGGCTGGTGCTGGCCGCGGGCCCGGGGTGGGCGCGGCGCCTGAGCGCGCAGGAGGACTTCCAGGACGTTCCCCTGGTGACGTACGACGAGGGCGACTACGTCATCGGCCGCTGGCTCGGCCACCACTTCGGAAGGCGCCAGCCGCGCTGGCACTCCGTGGCCCACTTCGAGGAGCTGGAGGAGGTGCTGGAGCTGGTGGCCCGCGATGAAGGCGTCGCCGTCGTCCCGGACTTCTGCCTCGGCAAGGGACGACGCCTGCGTGCGATGGATTGGGGCAGGCCGGCGCTCACCAACACCATCTATGCGGTCCAGCGCACCCGCGCGCCCGTGCGTCCCGCCGTCACCGAGCTGCTCACGCGCCTGCGCGAGCTGGGCGGCGGGGGGAAGCAGACGCCGCTCCGGCGGGGCCTGGCGACCGTGCGGCGCCATTCCCGGCCGGGCAAGCCGCGCGCGAAATCTCCTCGGAGATAG
- a CDS encoding histidine kinase: protein MRPLRPWQRLQWRLTLACVGATLGLALMLVVVLLALAGNYLLRSQGMAVDVAAEALAKAGGLAPALAARPPDVDALERILSRALGQAEPPPSQENALEVEIRLGGPGAGTVGVLDAKGAPLLAVDFSGAGVSRAEGFSPSAEEAVLITRALSGVTAPESLGLRGDNGGLVAAVPVRDGAGHVLGAVVARMKPPMRPRDFMGSVLGFVLALGGPLVLLGTAVGLVVGALSARRLLAGLRPLTSAADAWSRGELDVVASVPPGDELAVLADRLNQMAGQLRAVVGLRQELAAREERDRLARDLHDTVKQHLFAAAMQLGAAKAHLQRQPERAEACLTEASELVGTSQRELVSLLQELRPRALGGPWPEPLRQQVESWSARTGIAADVQLDAGPMSPSTAEALLRILQEALANVARHSGASRVRVWLGSTGPERQALVVEDDGRGLPTERRGGMGLDIMRERAEALPGGHFRLAPGESLPGLRVEAAFTSGPPELVSRQVSPQPQGGP from the coding sequence ATGCGTCCCTTGCGTCCCTGGCAGCGGTTGCAGTGGCGGCTCACGCTGGCCTGTGTGGGCGCCACGCTGGGCCTCGCGTTGATGCTCGTCGTGGTGCTGCTGGCGCTGGCCGGCAACTACCTGCTCCGCTCGCAGGGCATGGCGGTGGACGTGGCGGCGGAGGCGCTCGCCAAGGCCGGCGGCCTCGCGCCCGCGCTGGCGGCGCGGCCTCCGGACGTGGACGCGCTGGAGCGCATCCTCTCGCGAGCGCTGGGGCAGGCGGAGCCGCCGCCATCGCAGGAGAATGCGCTGGAGGTGGAGATTCGCCTGGGGGGCCCCGGGGCGGGCACGGTGGGCGTGCTCGACGCGAAGGGCGCGCCCCTGCTGGCGGTGGACTTCTCCGGCGCGGGCGTGTCGCGCGCGGAGGGCTTCAGTCCGTCGGCGGAGGAAGCCGTGCTCATCACCCGGGCGCTGTCGGGTGTGACGGCGCCGGAGTCGCTGGGCCTGCGTGGTGACAACGGCGGCCTGGTGGCGGCGGTGCCGGTGAGGGATGGCGCCGGGCACGTGCTGGGCGCGGTGGTGGCGCGGATGAAGCCGCCCATGCGGCCGAGGGACTTCATGGGCTCGGTGCTCGGGTTCGTCCTCGCGCTGGGGGGGCCGCTGGTGCTGCTGGGCACGGCGGTGGGTCTCGTGGTGGGCGCGCTCAGCGCGCGGCGGTTGCTCGCGGGGTTGCGGCCGCTCACCTCCGCCGCGGATGCGTGGTCCAGGGGAGAGCTGGACGTGGTGGCGTCCGTGCCGCCCGGGGATGAGCTGGCCGTGCTCGCGGACCGGCTCAACCAGATGGCAGGGCAGTTGCGCGCGGTGGTGGGGCTGCGGCAGGAATTGGCCGCCCGCGAGGAGCGGGACAGGCTGGCGAGGGACCTGCACGACACGGTGAAGCAGCACCTCTTCGCGGCGGCGATGCAGTTGGGCGCGGCGAAGGCGCACCTGCAGCGCCAGCCCGAGCGCGCCGAGGCGTGCCTCACCGAGGCCAGCGAGCTGGTGGGCACCTCGCAGCGCGAGCTGGTGTCGCTGCTCCAGGAGTTGCGGCCGCGCGCTCTGGGAGGCCCGTGGCCCGAGCCGCTGCGCCAGCAGGTGGAGTCGTGGTCCGCGCGCACCGGCATCGCCGCCGACGTGCAACTGGATGCGGGGCCGATGTCTCCCTCTACTGCCGAGGCGCTCCTGCGCATCCTCCAGGAGGCCCTGGCCAACGTGGCCCGGCACAGCGGCGCGAGCCGGGTGCGTGTGTGGTTGGGGAGCACCGGACCCGAGCGCCAGGCGCTGGTGGTGGAGGATGACGGCCGCGGGTTGCCCACGGAGCGCCGTGGCGGCATGGGCCTGGACATCATGCGCGAGCGCGCGGAAGCATTGCCGGGAGGCCACTTCCGGCTGGCTCCGGGCGAGTCACTACCGGGCCTGCGCGTCGAGGCGGCCTTCACCTCCGGCCCGCCCGAGCTGGTGTCGCGACAGGTGAGTCCCCAGCCCCAGGGTGGGCCTTGA
- a CDS encoding response regulator, with protein sequence MSPASNPVLVVDDDPDIREAVQDILSFEGYGVVQADNGREALELLSHEPPLRPCIILLDLMMPVMDGEELVGHLQKEPTLAALPVILVTASGRSMFPGVKAIIKKPFEMDELLAAVAAHCRP encoded by the coding sequence GTGAGCCCCGCATCGAACCCCGTCCTGGTGGTGGACGACGACCCCGACATCCGGGAAGCCGTCCAGGACATCCTCTCGTTCGAGGGCTACGGGGTGGTGCAGGCGGACAACGGCCGGGAAGCGCTGGAGCTCTTGAGCCATGAGCCGCCGCTGCGCCCGTGCATCATCCTGTTGGACTTGATGATGCCCGTCATGGACGGGGAGGAGCTCGTCGGGCACCTGCAGAAGGAGCCGACCCTGGCCGCGCTGCCCGTCATCCTCGTGACAGCCAGCGGGCGGAGCATGTTCCCGGGCGTCAAGGCCATCATCAAGAAGCCCTTCGAGATGGACGAACTGCTGGCGGCCGTCGCGGCACACTGCCGTCCCTGA
- a CDS encoding DNA-binding protein, which translates to MFTVRMQWKVGLAALLAVVVLAVPGAVVAKGPHGSIAQARQQPLGSTVTVVGVATSFTGGFFPNDNGFAIQDKKVGIYILDSLAADIQVGQVVRVTGTLTNSFAQVLSVAPTSIEVLGEANVPPPHPVKTGDVSEATEGRLVRIKGAIVSDIEDDGPYGFKFEVDDGTGPTFVFVNTGTGIDVSGLEQGQRVVIEGFSGEFLGEYEVDPVFQEDIRVLPSH; encoded by the coding sequence ATGTTCACGGTGCGTATGCAGTGGAAGGTCGGGCTGGCGGCGCTGCTCGCGGTGGTGGTCCTCGCGGTTCCAGGCGCCGTCGTGGCGAAGGGCCCGCACGGCTCCATCGCCCAGGCACGCCAGCAGCCACTGGGCAGCACGGTGACGGTGGTGGGTGTGGCGACGTCGTTCACCGGAGGCTTCTTCCCCAACGACAATGGCTTCGCCATCCAGGACAAGAAGGTCGGCATCTACATCCTCGACTCGCTCGCCGCGGACATCCAGGTTGGCCAGGTGGTGCGGGTGACGGGCACGCTGACCAACTCCTTCGCACAGGTTCTCAGCGTCGCTCCGACGTCCATCGAGGTGCTGGGCGAGGCGAACGTGCCCCCGCCCCATCCCGTGAAGACGGGGGACGTGAGCGAGGCGACCGAGGGCCGCCTCGTGCGCATCAAGGGCGCCATCGTCAGCGACATCGAGGATGACGGCCCCTACGGGTTCAAGTTCGAGGTGGATGACGGCACCGGCCCCACCTTCGTGTTCGTCAACACCGGCACGGGCATCGACGTGAGCGGGCTGGAGCAGGGCCAGCGCGTCGTCATCGAGGGCTTCAGCGGAGAGTTCCTCGGGGAGTACGAAGTGGACCCCGTATTCCAGGAGGACATCCGCGTCCTTCCGTCACACTGA
- a CDS encoding nuclear transport factor 2 family protein, producing MSKSLPLFALLAALCACARAPTMPTPTPGLREHATPEDVVRAYFRASDTGSSRTLRSAFHPSALMRQVEPGSGALRTVTQLEWWQRLDSSASPSQPATERHLKVLDREGPLALVEAVSRWPGHAFDDLMLVVETPQGWRIVGKAFERIEAGARLPEVPSAEADIRAVLAGKIEAHAAYSPALLHQTHTPDCPYYRVNVKGVAFDHVALSEAAAGYADHQARGETDRESPWRILAIEIRGNIAAAKLDVVFEGVRYIDHLLLVRERGTWRIAEAAWGAPR from the coding sequence ATGTCGAAGTCCCTGCCCCTCTTCGCCCTCCTTGCGGCGCTCTGCGCCTGCGCCCGTGCCCCCACCATGCCCACCCCGACTCCCGGCCTCCGAGAGCACGCCACCCCCGAGGATGTGGTGCGCGCGTACTTCCGTGCCTCGGACACCGGCTCCAGTCGCACGCTGCGCTCGGCATTCCACCCCAGCGCCCTCATGCGCCAGGTGGAGCCCGGCAGCGGCGCGCTGCGCACGGTGACTCAACTGGAGTGGTGGCAGCGGCTGGACTCCAGCGCGTCCCCGTCCCAGCCCGCCACCGAGCGGCACCTGAAGGTGTTGGACCGGGAAGGCCCGCTGGCGCTGGTGGAGGCCGTGTCCCGCTGGCCGGGCCACGCCTTCGACGACCTGATGCTGGTGGTGGAGACACCCCAGGGCTGGCGCATCGTCGGCAAGGCCTTCGAGCGCATCGAGGCGGGAGCCCGGCTCCCCGAGGTTCCGTCCGCGGAAGCGGACATCCGCGCGGTGCTCGCCGGGAAGATTGAGGCCCATGCCGCCTACAGCCCCGCGCTGCTGCACCAGACACACACGCCCGACTGTCCGTACTACCGCGTGAACGTGAAGGGCGTTGCCTTCGACCATGTCGCCCTCTCCGAGGCGGCGGCGGGCTACGCCGACCACCAGGCGCGAGGCGAGACGGACCGCGAGAGCCCCTGGCGCATCCTCGCCATCGAGATACGCGGCAACATCGCGGCGGCGAAGCTGGACGTGGTGTTCGAGGGCGTGCGCTACATCGACCACCTGCTGCTGGTCCGCGAGCGTGGCACCTGGCGCATCGCCGAGGCGGCCTGGGGTGCGCCCCGCTGA
- a CDS encoding response regulator — translation MPPLTVLITDDHTLVRQGIRALLAAQSDIEVVGDAATGEAAVDLAREHAPDVALVDVLMPGLGGIETARRLKEASPRTQVLMLTSSHEEEHIVPALRAGALSYLLKDASAEELVQAVRRAAAGEATLHPRVASQVVRLLREPSRERPSAHAELSEREREVLLLIADGSSNADIAGRLGVSEKTVKSHVSNILGKLHLEDRTQAAVFAWREGLKQR, via the coding sequence ATGCCACCACTCACCGTCCTCATCACCGACGACCACACCCTGGTGCGCCAGGGCATCCGCGCGCTGCTGGCGGCGCAGTCCGACATCGAAGTGGTGGGTGATGCGGCCACGGGCGAGGCCGCCGTGGACCTGGCGCGCGAGCATGCTCCCGACGTCGCCCTCGTGGACGTGCTGATGCCGGGCCTGGGTGGCATCGAGACGGCGCGGCGGCTGAAGGAGGCCAGCCCGCGCACGCAGGTGCTGATGCTCACCTCCTCGCACGAGGAGGAGCACATCGTTCCAGCCCTGCGCGCGGGCGCGCTCTCCTACCTCCTCAAGGACGCGAGCGCCGAGGAGCTGGTGCAGGCCGTACGTCGGGCGGCGGCGGGTGAGGCCACACTGCACCCGCGCGTCGCGAGTCAGGTGGTGCGCCTGCTGCGCGAGCCCTCACGGGAGCGTCCCTCCGCGCACGCCGAGCTGAGCGAGCGTGAGCGCGAGGTGCTACTGCTCATCGCCGATGGCTCCTCCAACGCGGACATCGCCGGGCGGCTCGGCGTGTCCGAGAAGACGGTGAAGTCCCACGTGAGCAACATCCTCGGCAAGCTGCACCTGGAGGACCGCACGCAGGCCGCCGTCTTCGCGTGGCGCGAGGGGCTCAAGCAGCGCTGA